A stretch of DNA from Methylogaea oryzae:
CGACTGCCTGGGCCGGTTGCTGGACATTTTCGGCAACCCCCTCGACGGCGGCGATCCCATCGCCCCCCAGGAACAGCGCCCCATCCACGGCAAGCCCGCGCCCCTGTCCGACAGCATCGCCCTGGACGGCGTGCTGGGCACCGGCGTGAAAGTGATCGACCTGCTTTGCCCCTTCGTGCGCGGCGGCAAAACCGGCCTGTTCGGCGGCGCCGGCGTGGGCAAGACCGTGCTGGTGATGGAGTTCATGCACGCCGTAGCGGCCATCCACAGCGGCGTGTCGGTGTTCGCCGGGGTGGGCGAGCGCATGCGTGAAGGCCACGAACTGTGGCACGAAATGCAGAAAGCCGGCGTCATGCCGCAGACCCTGATGATCTTCGGCCAAATGGACGAATCCCCCGGCGTGCGCTTCCGCGTGGGACTGTCCGCCCTCACCTACGCCGAATACCTGCGCGACACCCTGGGGAAAGAAGTGCTGTTCGTCATGGACAACGTGTTCCGCTTCGTCCAAGCCGGCAGCGAAATCTCCAGCCTGCTGGGCCGCATGCCCGCCACGGTCGGCTATCAGCCCACCCTGGCGACGGAAGTGGCGGAACTGGAAGACCGCATCCTCTCCACCCACAGCGGCGCCATCACCTCGGTGCAGGCGGTCTACGTCCCCGCCGACGACATGACCGACCCCGCCGTCAGCGCCATTCTCGGCCACCTAGACACCACGGTGATCCTGTCCCGCAACCAGGCCGCCAAGGGCATCTACCCGGCGGTCGATCCCCTCGCCTCCAGCAGCAAGCTGATGGACCGCCACGTGCTGGGCGAGCGCCACTACGCCATCGCCCAAGGCGTGCGCGAACACCTGGCGCGCTATCAGGAACTGGAAGACATCATTGCCATGCTGGGCCTGGAAGAACTGTCCGAAGCCGACCGCCGCATCGTCCAGCGCGCCCGCAAGCTGCAAAGGTACTTAACCCAACCCTTCTTTGTCGCCGCCGAACACAGCGGCATCAAAGGCGTATCGGTGACGCTGGAGGAAACCTTGGACGATTGCGACGCTTTCCTCAGCGGCCAATACGACGAGCTAACGGAGGAGCAGTGTTATATGCGGGGCAGCATGAAACGGGAAAAGTTGTAGGAGCGAGCCATGCCCGCGAATGAATCGTCGCGGGCACGGCTCGCTCCCGCAGGATATTGTTTGAAATCAATCGCAGATACGCCCTCTCCATCGACGATGAAGCGACGCACCGACACACCATGAACACCTACACCCTACAACTCCGCGACGCCCTCCACAGCGA
This window harbors:
- the atpD gene encoding F0F1 ATP synthase subunit beta translates to MDSIPSAPPDSIGTITEVHGPVAVIACEQLPPLDRALRAKQGRETYLFEVHQHLDQGHVRAIALNYTSGLRRGMAIYDTGGPLRVPVAGDCLGRLLDIFGNPLDGGDPIAPQEQRPIHGKPAPLSDSIALDGVLGTGVKVIDLLCPFVRGGKTGLFGGAGVGKTVLVMEFMHAVAAIHSGVSVFAGVGERMREGHELWHEMQKAGVMPQTLMIFGQMDESPGVRFRVGLSALTYAEYLRDTLGKEVLFVMDNVFRFVQAGSEISSLLGRMPATVGYQPTLATEVAELEDRILSTHSGAITSVQAVYVPADDMTDPAVSAILGHLDTTVILSRNQAAKGIYPAVDPLASSSKLMDRHVLGERHYAIAQGVREHLARYQELEDIIAMLGLEELSEADRRIVQRARKLQRYLTQPFFVAAEHSGIKGVSVTLEETLDDCDAFLSGQYDELTEEQCYMRGSMKREKL